Proteins encoded by one window of Salvia splendens isolate huo1 chromosome 14, SspV2, whole genome shotgun sequence:
- the LOC121765442 gene encoding mitochondrial Rho GTPase 1-like produces MPGGGVTSGNRTSVRIAVIGDRGTGKSSLIAASAAESFRPEVPPVLPPTRLPSDYYPDNVPIVIIDTSSSLEYRGKLAEELKRADAVVLTYACDQPLTLNRLSTFWLHELRRLEIRAPVIVAGCKLDRRDEEYNLSVEMMPLMQQFREIETCIECSAANMLQIQEVFYFAQKAVLHPTAPLFDQETQALRPRCMRALKRIFILCDLDMDGALNDDELNEFQVKCFNSPLQPAEVVGVKSVVREKLPEGVNELGLTLTGFLFLHALFIEKGRIETTWTVLRKFGYNDELKLGDDYLSFSKKRAPDQSVELTSEAVEFLKGIFSTFDDDKDGVLRENELEDLFSTAPESPWDEAPYKDAVDKTPLRGLSLSGFLSQWALMTLLDPAQTIANLIYVGLNCDAASGLHITRSRLLDKKKQQTERNVFQCFVFGPKKAGKSALLTSLLGRPFSENYTPTTSERYAVNIVQQHAGNKKTLILQEIPEDGVKKLLSKKESLAACDVAVFVYDSSSESSLNGAVELLSYVARQGEESGFGMPCLLIAAKNDLDTSSTSNRDSAKICVDMGIDAPIPVSVKERDINDVFSRIVNAAQQPHLNVPETDQGRSQKRYKKLVNNALMCLSVGAAATFVGLVAYRTYAARKNTSS; encoded by the exons ATGCCAGGTGGCGGTGTAACCTCCGGCAACCGGACGAGCGTCCGAATCGCCGTCATCGGCGACCGCGGCACCGGCAAATCCAGCCTCatcgccgcctccgccgccgagTCCTTTCGCCCTGAAGTTCCTCCTGTCCTCCCTCCCACTCGCCTACCGTCCGATTATTATCCCGATAACGTCCCCATCGTCATTATCGACACCTCCAGCAG TTTGGAGTATAGAGGGAAGCTTGCTGAGGAATTGAAGCGCGCCGATGCTGTAGTCTTGACCTATGCATGCGATCAGCCTCTCACGCTCAATCGCCTCAGTACATTCTGGCTCCACGAGCTTCGAAGATTAGAG ATCAGAGCACCGGTAATTGTGGCTGGTTGCAAGCTCGATAGGCGAGATGAAGAGTACAATTTGAGTGTTGAAATGATGCCGCTTATGCAGCAGTTTCGGGAGATTGAGACTTGCATAGAATGTTCGGCAGCTAATATGCTCCAG ATCCAAGAAGTTTTTTACTTTGCTCAAAAGGCTGTCCTACACCCAACAGCTCCTCTGTTTGATCAAGAAACCCAAGCTTTAAGACCACGATGCATGAGAGCGTTGAAAAGGATATTTATTCTTTGTGACCTTGATATGGATGGTGCTCTCAATGATGACGAGCTAAATGAATTTCAG GTGAAATGCTTCAATTCTCCTTTGCAACCTGCTGAAGTAGTGGGTGTTAAGAGTGTTGTTCGGGAAAAGTTGCCTGAAGGGGTGAATGAACTTGGTCTTACCTTGACAggatttctttttcttcatgCTCTTTTTATTGAGAAAGGGCGAATTGAAACCACATGGACTGTGCTGAGAAAGTTTGGGTATAATGATGAGCTAAAACTTGGTGATGATTATTTATCCTTTTCCAAAAAAAGGGCTCCAGATCAG AGTGTTGAATTAACTAGTGAAGCAGTGGAGTTTTTAAAGGGAATCTTCAGCacatttgatgatgataaa GATGGAGTTCTTCGGGAAAATGAGCTTGAAGATCTATTTTCAACTGCACCAGAAAG TCCTTGGGATGAAGCTCCTTATAAGGATGCAGTTGATAAAACTCCACTGCGGGGGTTGTCTCTTTCTGGATTTCTATCTCAG TGGGCTCTTATGACATTGCTGGATCCTGCTCAAACTATAGCCAACTTGATATATGTTGGCCTCAACTGTGATGCAGCATCAGGCCTACACATCACTAGGAGTAGATTACTAGATAAGAAGAAACAACAAACAGAGCGAAATGTCTTCCAGTGCTTTGTTTTTGGACCTAAAAAAGCTGGAAAATCTGCTTTGCTGACATCATTGCTTGGAAG GCCATTTTCTGAAAATTATACTCCGACAACTAGTGAAAGATATGCTGTGAATATTGTTCAGCAACACGCT GGTAATAAGAAGACATTGATCCTCCAGGAGATACCAGAAGATGGTGTTAAGAAACTTTTATCTAAAAAAGAATCTTTGGCTGCTTGTGATGTAGCTGTTTTCGTATATGACAG CTCAAGCGAATCTTCTCTTAATGGAGCAGTAGAATTGCTATCTTATGTCgcaaggcagggggaagagagTGGTTTTGGGATGCCTTGTCTCCTGATTGCAGCAAAAAATGATTTAGACACAAGTTCAACGTCAAACAGGGATTCAGCCAAG ATTTGTGTGGATATGGGGATCGACGCACCTATTCCTGTAAGTGTGAAAGAAAGAGACATAAATGATGTCTTTTCCAGAATTGTGAATGCAGCTCAGCAGCCCCATCTCAATGTTCCCGAAACTGATCAAGGGCGCAGCCAAAAGCGATACAAGAAGCTTGTTAATAATGCTCTCATGTGTCTTTCAG TTGGAGCTGCAGCTACCTTTGTCGGGTTGGTTGCATACCGGACCTATGCTGCAAGGAAGAACACGTCAAGTTAG
- the LOC121765945 gene encoding chloroplast stem-loop binding protein of 41 kDa a, chloroplastic-like: protein MATAVASTSSSLLSFSSLSSSPSSSSLSPLIRLSLSSSPRHSLSSSLSISPSFLPLSSKTPKTAASSLSFTIEAEKNVLIVNTNSGGHAVIGFYFAKELLASGHSVTVLTVGEEASDKMKKPPFNRFSEIVSGGGKTVWGDPADIGKVLEGAAFDVVLDNNGKDLDAVRPVIDWSKSIGVKQFLFISSAGIYKQTDEPPHIEGDAVKGDAGHVGVENYLSETFDNWASFRPQYMIGSGNNKDCEEWFFDRIVRGRPVLIPGSGMQLSNISHVRDLSSMLTTAVEKPDAAKGNIFNCVSDRAVTLDGMAKLCAKAAGLPVEIVHYDPKAVGVDAKKAFPFRNMHFYAEPRAAKAILGWSGTSNLPEDLKERYEEYVKIGRDKKEIKFELDDKILAALKVPVTV, encoded by the exons ATGGCTACTGCAGTAGCTTCAACCTCATCCTCTCTCCTCTCCTTCTCCTCTCTCTCATCTTCAccttcatcttcctctctctcacCTCTCATCCGTCTCTCCCTCTCATCCAGTCCACGTCACTCTCTCTCATCATCTCTCTCCATTTCTCCATCTTTCCTTCCACTTTCCTCAAAAACTCCCAAAACAGCTGCTTCTTCATTATCATTCACCATCGAGGCAGAGAAGAACGTGCTCATTGTCAACACCAACAGTGGCGGCCATGCAGTCATCGGCTTCTACTTCGCCAAGGAGCTTCTTGCTTCCGGACACAGTGTCACGGTCCTTACTGTGGGCGAGGAGGCCTCTGACAAGATGAAGAAGCCGCCGTTCAATAGATTCTCA GAGATTGTGAGTGGTGGTGGCAAGACAGTGTGGGGGGATCCGGCAGACATCGGGAAGGTTCTAGAAGGCGCTGCATTTGATGTGGTTTTGGATAACAATGGCAAGGATTTGGATGCAGTGAG GCCTGTAATAGATTGGAGCAAGAGCATTGGGGTAAAGCAATTCCTGTTCATTAGCAGTGCTGGGATTTACAAGCAAACAGATGAACCTCCTCATATTGAAGGG GATGCTGTGAAAGGTGATGCTGGTCATGTTGGAGTTGAGAACTACCTCTCAGAGACTTTCGATAACTGGGCATCGTTCCGCCCACAGTACATGATTGGCTCTGGAAACAACAAGGATTGCGAGGAATGGTTCTTCGACC GCATTGTTAGAGGCAGACCTGTACTGATCCCTGGCTCTGGGATGCAGTTGAGCAATATCTCTCACGTGAGAGACCTGTCATCTATGCTCACTACGGCTGTTGAAAAGCCGGATGCTGCAAAGGGTAACATCTTCAACTGTGTGAGTGACCGCGCCGTGACACTTGACGGAATGGCAAAGCTATGCGCTAAAGCTGCAGGACTACCCGTGGAGATAGTGCATTATGATCCGAAAGCAGTGGGTGTTGATGCAAAGAAAGCGTTTCCATTCCGAAACATG CATTTCTACGCGGAGCCACGAGCTGCAAAGGCGATTCTTGGATGGAGTGGCACATCAAACCTTCCAGAGGACTTGAAGGAGCGATACGAAGAGTATGTTAAGATTGGAAGAGACAAGAAAGAGATTAAATTTGAGTTAGATGACAAGATTCTAGCAGCACTCAAAGTACCTGTCACAGTATGA
- the LOC121765944 gene encoding RAN GTPase-activating protein 1-like: MEVPTLSVKMWPISQSTRLKLVERMTKNLVTPSIWSRKYGLLSQEEAEEDAKRIETAAFATANQHFTQEPDGDGSSAVQLYAKESSRLMIDVIKRGPVAKADAELGILAKIKECDGTTFDISGDPRKVIDGDEAEKLLKLLTEPGRRYTKICFSNTSFGREAALIAQPILSSMKDHLIEVDLSDIVAGRPEEEALEVMEMFSSALEGSKLRSLNLSYNALGEKGIRAFGALLKSQHNLEELYLINDGISEEAAMAVHELLPSTEKLKFLHFHNNMTGDEGAIAIAKIASKSPLLEDFRCSSTRVESEGGIALSTALGSCTHLKKLDLRDNMFGVDAGLALSKVLSEFSNLSEIYLSYLNLEDEGSIAIWNALKESAPSLEVLDMAGNEITARAAPVIASLIASKQFLTKLNLAENELKDEGAVLIAKALEEGHGQLCEVDMNTNMIRRAGARCLALAVVSKPSLKLLNINGNYISDEGIDEVKDTFKNCLTVLGPLDENDPDGEDYDEEEEEQDGDIEHDLESRLKGLEIKHED, encoded by the coding sequence ATGGAAGTTCCCACATTGTCTGTGAAAATGTGGCCCATAAGCCAAAGTACAAGACTGAAACTTGTCGAGCGAATGACAAAGAATCTTGTGACTCCCTCCATTTGGTCTAGAAAGTATGGTCTTCTGAGTCAAGAAGAGGCTGAAGAGGATGCCAAGCGtattgaaactgcagcttttgcTACAGCAAACCAACATTTCACGCAGGAACCGGATGGAGATGGAAGTTCAGCAGTGCAGCTATATGCCAAGGAATCCAGTCGCCTCATGATTGACGTTATTAAACGTGGACCGGTTGCGAAAGCAGATGCAGAGCTTGGTATATTGGCCAAAATAAAAGAATGTGATGGGACTACTTTTGATATATCAGGAGATCCAAGAAAAGTAATTGATGGTGATGAAGCTGAGAAACTGTTGAAACTCTTGACGGAGCCTGGAAGAAGATATACTAAGATATGTTTTAGTAACACAAGTTTTGGGCGGGAGGCAGCACTAATTGCTCAACCAATATTATCATCCATGAAGGATCATTTGATTGAAGTAGACCTATCAGATATTGTTGCTGGAAGGCCTGAGGAGGAAGCTCTTGAAGTCATGGAAATGTTTTCATCAGCGCTTGAAGGTTCTAAACTTCGCTCTCTTAACTTGTCCTACAATGCGTTGGGTGAGAAGGGTATCAGGGCTTTTGGTGCACTTTTAAAGTCCCAGCATAATCTGGAGGAGCTTTATCTGATTAATGATGGCATCTCCGAGGAGGCTGCAATGGCAGTTCATGAGTTACTTCCTTCCACTGAAAAACTAAAGTTCCTTCATTTTCATAACAACATGACTGGAGATGAAGGGGCAATAGCTATAGCTAAGATAGCGAGTAAATCCCCCCTTCTGGAGGATTTTCGATGTTCATCTACTAGGGTTGAATCTGAGGGAGGTATTGCCCTATCTACAGCTCTTGGATCATGTACTCACTTAAAGAAGCTTGATCTGCGAGACAATATGTTTGGCGTTGATGCTGGGTTGGCTTTAAGCAAGGTGTTATCTGAATTTTCAAATCTATCTGAAATTTACCTCAGCTATCTGAATTTAGAGGATGAGGGTTCTATTGCTATTTGGAATGCTCTGAAGGAGTCTGCCCCATCTCTAGAAGTCTTGGATATGGCAGGAAATGAAATCACTGCTAGAGCTGCTCCAGTTATTGCTTCCCTTATAGCTTCCAAACAGTTTCTTACCAAACTAAACTTGGCTGAGAATGAATTGAAGGATGAGGGTGCTGTCTTGATTGCCAAAGCACTAGAGGAGGGTCATGGTCAATTATGTGAAGTAGATATGAATACCAATATGATAAGAAGGGCTGGTGCCAGGTGCTTGGCCCTGGCTGTTGTAAGTAAGCCCAGCCTTAAGTTGCTAAACATCAATGGCAATTACATATCTGATGAAGGGATTGATGAGGTGAAAGATACATTCAAGAATTGCCTTACAGTTTTGGGTCCTTTGGATGAGAATGATCCAGATGGAGAGGATTAtgatgaagaagaggaagaacaaGATGGTGATATTGAACATGACCTGGAATCCAGACTTAAGGGCCTTGAAATCAAACATGAAGACTGA